The nucleotide sequence CCATGCTCGCCCTCTAGTGGCGGATTGCTCTCAAACTCGACCTCATCGTTCTCCTCGAGCTTCCTAATCTTGGCGGGCAGCGCCGCTTCCGATTCGTCCACCACCCGCGAGCGGCGTCTCTTCTTCTCCGAGATTTTACCCGTCGTCTTCTGACTTGTGGCATCTGAGCcttgctgctgcttctttttcttcttctgctgttgctgctgcagaaCTGGCGGCTCGGCGTCCATCGGCGCCACTTTGGCCTCCTCTGGcagcagcttctttttcttctttttctttttcttcttttcctccCCGCCGCCACCTGAAGATGGATTGTCTTCAGTCATCTTGATGGGCTTCCCCTTCTTAGTCTTGGGAAATATTCCCGGCTTCCTAGGAGCATCTTCAGGAGGGTTATTGAGCATCTCAATGACTTTTTGGGCTTGCTCTGGGTTCTCGAACTCCACAAGGGCAAAGCCTTTGGGATCGTTGGTGGTTTTGTATCTGGGGATGCTGGCGTAAACGACGGTCCCGCATTTAGAGAAGACCTTCTCGATCCAGCTGTGAGTCACGTCCTTGGGCAGGAGCTCCACGTAGACTGTGCGGCTGTCCACGTCAGGTGGAACATCTCCGATGGGAAGTTGCCGTCTCACTTTATCACCCTCTAAATTCACCTCCAGTACGGAAGAATTCTTCAGAGCCCGGGCGATCAGTTTAGTGTCGCTCGTCAGCTTCTTCATGTGATTGAAGCTCGCCACCACGGATAAATCAACATAGCCGTCATCCGACTCGTCAATGAGCTTTCTCAGAAAGCGGTCCTTGTGGAGGTTGACGTCTCCGAACCAGAACTCCACTTGTTTTTTCACTTCGCACAGCAGCTGCTTGACGCGGGATCTCTGAGGTTGAATGGGGACTTTGCAGGTGTGTTCTTCATACATCACAGCAGCAGTCCTCATAGATCTAGCAAAGTGCGTCCTTGACGTGCGGGCTGAGACAGTGACCTCCTCAAACAACTCAGAATGGGTGCCTGCAACTGTTTTCCCTAGTGGTCCGTCCCACAGCACGAGGTCCCCCACCGTGCGGATTTTCTGTGGAGCCAGCTGCCCCTCTTTGTGACTTATAAGAAGCTGGATCACTTTTGGTCTTGTCAGGTCACTAAGTGGGATGTCTGGGAAGAACCTTTGCAGTTTTCCGGCTGACACATGCCTGTGGATGTCTGCTATGCTGTCTAAGCCATAACAAACTAGCTGGTGGGACTTGAGAGTGCCTTTTGGGGTGGTGATACGGATTTTTAGGAGGTATCGTTTGGTTTTGACCAAGACTTTCATGCCTCCCACGCCATGAACCACAAGCGTGACGTCTTCACTTCTAAGATTGAGCTGCCCTGCGGCCTCATGGGTGATATAGTTGGTATCGGATGCTAGGTCGATCAAAGTCCCAATTTTTTGCCCAGCATTGGCAGTTACCTCCAGCAGCATCATGATGACCGGCCACTCCACTAGGCCGCTCTCTGCCAGGAGACTTGAGTGCGTCTTCGCAGCGTGGGAGGTTCTTGCTACTGTGTTGCAGAATGCGTCCCGGCACTGTTAGACTAATTCAGGTGAGAGCTTTTTGAAGAATTCTTCCTGGGCCTCGGTGTAACCCTTCTCGCCACCTCCCACTGTGCTGCCTTTGCTCCTCCTTTGGGCCATGCTGCCTCTGGATGGTTCAGCATTGGGACACAGGTAGAAATGATGCTCTCGTTGATCCTCGCACTCAGGATTTTTACACAGGAATGTTGTCCTGCAGTGATTATCACCATCATGGATCTCTAGGCATTTCCAGCAGGCGCCCAATTTCCGCACTGCCTTCTTTTTCTCTATGAGCTTGAGCACCCGGAACTTCTTGCAGAAATACAGCTTCCTCTTATGCTTACTGTCCCCACAGATGATGCATCCTGAGAGGTGGCTACTTGACTGGCTTGAGGCTCTAGTACTGGCTTGCCTTTGCTCCGGCCGCTCTCTCCTGGATGATGGCTCTTCATCCCTCAACTGGTCCAGCTGTTCATAAATGCTTTCTTGACTCTTGAGGAAGGTCAGAAGACTGTCAAACCGCTTCTCTGGATCAGGACAACTTCTCCCAGCTGCATAGAGAAGCCACTCTTTCCTCAATGCATCAGGAAGCTTGCTTTCTATTGACTTTGTCACCAGAGGATTCTTTAAAGCATCAGTTTCACCAAGGTCACTCAGATCTTGAAGGGCTTTTCCAACAGCTTGGATGagctcaacaactttcttgggctGGTTGCCTCTAACAGCTGGAAGTCTCTGGAGCCCCTCCACTATTTCAATGGCGATCGCTATTTGACTTCCAAACCGGTTCTCCAGGACCCGAAAGATGTCGTCTGCTGTGTTATAGGTCATCAGCCGAAGATCTCTCATTATTTTCTCATCCAAACTGTCAAGGAGCTGGAACTTTTTAACTTCTTTTGACCCAGTGGGCTCTCCTTGCCTCTGAAGGGCCTCCCAGTCTCTTTTCCAGCGATGAAAGTCTCGCTTGATGCCAGTGAACTTGGGGAGGGGGGTTGGCTTCAGCCTAATGGCTGTTGGGTAGCTGATGGAAGCTGCACTTACACTTCTTTCAACATCTTCTTTAGCTTTTGCTCCAATGAACCATGCTTTTCTGGACATTAACTTGGGAATGATGCTTTCAAGCTCCCTCACCCGCAGTTGGAAGTCTTTCTGCTCGGCGGGAGGGGCCCAACACTTCCACTGTGTGTGCAGCTCCTTTGCTCTCTTGATCAATCTTTCCATGTAATCAAACAGAAAGTCAAAGGCCTCTTTACTTCCATCACGTTCAAGGGACATCACAGTCTTTACTTTCTTCTCTGCAGCCTCTACTGCCATCGTCACTTCCTCTTCTCCGAAGTTAGCCCAGAGTGTCCTTTGAATGAGGTCCTTCAGCTCTTTCAGTTTCATCTCACACCCGTCCGCAGTTTTCACAATATCGGCCTTTTGCTGTTCGCTCAAACTGGGAACTTCATCGGGGTCCTCCTCCAGCTCCATCTCTGCAAGGTACTGGGTTTCCACATCCTCATTTGCTTCCATGACTTTGCTGGACTCAATTATAAGGGTCTTGAAACTGTCTCTGAGCTCCTCTTCAGACATTATGGCATGCATCCGGACAATGTTGTTGGCCAGCCTAGAGAATTGCCGCTTTGcagatgtcaagtcaagtcaagtttatttgtatagccctaaatcacaaacagtctcaaagggcttcacatagccaaaattgacaattattctcaaagcatcccctgatcataagctcccaaaagggcaaggaaaaactcaaaaaaaccctaccaggggaaaatgagaaaccttgagaagggaccacagatggaaggatccccctttcaagatcaccaggttataatggatgcagagagtacacaagtaatacataatatgaaaatcaatgaaaaaaaatggatgtcggaggtgtcctcgattgtcctggcagtgtcctcaagggggccgagtcgcagctcccccatcccgaactggtccccgagaatccagccagccgctatccgcttttgagccacctaaccccctccccagccggggaggaggtgggcagagagaacagaacaaactccggccaaattggccatcacaagttagttaaaggccatctcatagaaatgtgtctttaaacgtgtcttaaatgtttctactgaggtagtagttctaatatccattggtagggcattccaaagctctggagcccgaatagagaatgctctagaccctgcagacattttcttggccctcggtataactaaaagactagcgttttgcgaacgaaggttacgagacggaacataaggaacgactaggtcgacgagatatgaaggcgctaagccatgcagtgctttataggttagtagaagaaccttgaagtcacatcttaaatggaccgggagccaatgtaattcggctaatattggggtaatgtgatcaaattttcttgaccgtgagagcagcctcgcagcggcattttgcactaactgtagacttttaatactggatttaggaagaccagagaataatacattacagtagtccaggcgcgacgtgccgaacgcatgtataatagtttccgcatccccagtcgagaggataggacgaatcttagcaatattacgaaggtgaaaaaacgcaatcctggttatattcttaatgtgtttttgaaaggagagcgtttggtcaaatattaccccgagattagttaccgtatcactctgagtgatagtacggttatctatagttatagtggtttcattaaataaatgttgataacgagtaggaccaattatcctcTTGGCTTTGAGCTGCTCCAATGACTGTGAGTCGGCCATCTTTCCTTCCCACCAGGATTCAATTGCCGTGAGCTGATACTCAGCGTGTTACCAGGCCTCTGGATTTCCAGGCCTGGTCAGTTGCTGTTCAGGATACTCCGGTCTTCACACCGGTTTTTCActgtcaagtggcccacacttttgtggggttaaactgcagctccccacttgaaaggcgcttggacaaaaggatttgaactggacttcactcagtgatcatgactggttttttttccttgtctttggtttattttcatcttcagccaaacacagccaaacacagccaacacagctgACACAGGTGAAAacccttaaaataaacacaaatagatggtcaaactctaaaccataattaagcaatacaatccaaaatcaaatacttaggttttaaatactaagtcaggatgacttagccaaacagctttcaaccctggtaagtacatacaaacatttttccccgatttcttttttagcttttactttttagaatacaccacataatttaccacaatttcactaTAATGTTGAACATAACCATGACCCATATCAATTTTACATATCACTTTCCTAAGCCACCCAGATGTGAGCTGTAGCCCCATATTCAAATGTCTAAaggctcaccggctccttcttttgcttcgttttccaagctttccgctgcagtcctgccctttggaaatgctgccttgtctaaatcatggcaggttaccgtgagctccaatactctccctcttaattaaccccacctggtgctctcaacagcctgcctccttgggtgtggctgagacacacccaggcagagagggtgcggcttCCAACTCGTCTCAACAGTGCGTGTTCCTTTTTATAGCACACACCTATACAGAGGTGGTGCCGAGCAGGTGTGGGGCCACACCCCGGGGTGGGGCCACACCCCATCATACCTGCAGAAGCATAGTGCCTCACATTGGATGTAGTTTGCACGTGCACTCTGTCACACATTCATGTGCATGTCACGTGTGTATTGCAACGGTGAGGCACTGTCCAACTCAGCGGGATACTCCCTCTACAAACCTTGCCCACGGATACGTATATTTAATTCACGTGGGGCCGTGGGCCAAGCTACTGCTTGCGGTCGCACCCCGCCTGTGGATGCCTAGGGCTGCACCCCATTAGGCCCCCCCCCGCTCATTGCTCTATGTATATGACAACAAGTTGCAATTTGTACTTTTTATTTATGAATTGATTCTTTGAAGAAAGCTCAGTAAAAATTAACAAGTCATTTCCATATTGCGAGTGATGACACTGCGGCGATGACGACGGCAGTCGTGGAGAGGTCGCGGTCAGTTGTAGGCGTCTTTATCGCTCTGCGATTGGCCGTGCGCTGGATCCAGCGGTAGTTCAGGGTCGAACGTAGGCTGCTCCTCCAGCTGACCTGCTGACGAAGGGATAGTGGGGGGGATGAAAGGCTGCCGGGGCATAATGCTTCGTCGCAGGAGCGCGTCGCGTGACCTGACCGACCGTTTGACGTGAGCACTTTTGCCAGAAGATTCCAGAAAGAGCAGCTCCTCTGCCGCAGGCCTTGCTTCTGGCTAAGGGTGGGGCTTAGCTCCAGAAAGATGGGCGGAGCTTCAGAGGACAGTACCGGATGCCAGCGGGGCAGAGAGGTTGCCGGCCATGACACTGAAGGGTTGGGATTGCTGAGGGCAAAAGAAAAAGCCTCGCATTGTGAAATTTGGAGCGTGTCTGTCTGACAAATCAACTGTCACTCCTTCACGTTGTCAGGTTGTCTATCTGTCGGTCAGTTTGTAAGTCAGGCAGACACATGGGCAGACAACCTGGCCCACTGTCAGTCTGTTGGTGTGCGTGGTTGTCACCCGCTCCTGACGAAGTTGGCCACGTAGCTGATGATGGCCAGTGAGAGGCGCCGCTCGGCGGCAGTGAAGCGCGCTGAGGCGGTGGGCCGAAGATGCACTCCAAACAGCAGTTGCACGTCCGGCGCCAGCGAGTCCTCGACCCTGCAAATGGGAAGCGAGCCGGGTTAGGACGGCTCCAAGCGACCTTGGGCGGGGCGCACCGCACCTGCTGCCGCTCTCCGGCTGGTGATACAGGAAAACATTGGCACCGCTCTTTGCATAGTGGCTGGCCATCCGCAAGCTGGGACAGACCACCAACAGGTCTCTGAAGCCAAATGGGCACGCGATCAGTAACACTCAAGATGCAGTCAACCGGCGCCCGCCCACCTGGTGGCGTTGTCGAAGGCGCGTGAGAAGAGGTTGTATCCAGCGGGGGCGGAGCTATGGTCCAGCGAATAGAACCACGTGGCCGCCTCCTTCAGCAGCGAGCTTCCCGAGGCTCCGCCCAGCGAGCGGCTCAGCACCTGGTAAAACGCCGTCTTGCCACCAGGCAGCGCCGCTGCAAAGTCCTGACACCACCCACAATGCAAGGCGCGCGTGACTTTGCGTGTGCGTGCAATCAAATCGCCGTGATGCTTTCCACCACTCatctatgtgcatgtgtgtttgcatgcacGCTCATCAATGTTTCCATGTTTGTGTCTTCTCACTCATCCATGTGAGTGAGCATgttcgtgtgcgtgtgtgcataagCGTGGATGTCCCGCTCCAACACGCTATGACCTCTGACCTTGACGCTTTGCATCCGAGCTATGATCCCGTCATGCTGCGACGTTCCGAGGAGGAGGTCGACTCTGCGCAGGGACGCCGGCTCCCCGGCGGTGGCATCATCGTCGCGGGGCCACGTGGGTGACCAGAACTGGAGTGGCCCGCCAGCGACCAGCAGCTATAAAAACAAGAAGTGGTGTGGGCAGGGCTCGCCAGGCACCGCGTCACGTGGCCTACCTTAGTCTGAGCGGCATTCAGCGCGTGCACAGACGCCGCCCTGAGGCATGCCATCAAGCGGCGGTCGTCATCCGTGGCGCAGTCCAGCTCGGCGGCCAGGCGCAACGTCAGCCGTCTGGCGGCCGATGGCGTTTGGAACAATGTCGGAGAGAACAGCGAGCCGCCCTGCACGCCGCACGTTCCATGTTAAGAGGACGCACGTGTGACAAACAGCCATGAATAACAAGCGTGAAGAACAGCATGGGCCAATTACGTATAGAAAAACAAGAATGCACAAACAAAAGCTAACAATACACATGCACAGATGCACA is from Syngnathus scovelli strain Florida chromosome 9, RoL_Ssco_1.2, whole genome shotgun sequence and encodes:
- the LOC125974869 gene encoding uncharacterized protein — protein: MMLLEVTANAGQKIGTLIDLASDTNYITHEAAGQLNLRSEDVTLVVHGVGGMKVLVKTKRYLLKIRITTPKGTLKSHQLVCYGLDSIADIHRHVSAGKLQRFFPDIPLSDLTRPKVIQLLISHKEGQLAPQKIRTVGDLVLWDGPLGKTVAGTHSELFEEVTVSARTSRTHFARSMRTAAVMYEEHTCKVPIQPQRSRVKQLLCEVKKQVEFWFGDVNLHKDRFLRKLIDESDDGYVDLSVVASFNHMKKLTSDTKLIARALKNSSVLEVNLEGDKVRRQLPIGDVPPDVDSRTVYVELLPKDVTHSWIEKVFSKCGTVVYASIPRYKTTNDPKGFALVEFENPEQAQKVIEMLNNPPEDAPRKPGIFPKTKKGKPIKMTEDNPSSGGGGEEKKKKKKKKKKLLPEEAKVAPMDAEPPVLQQQQQKKKKKQQQGSDATSQKTTGKISEKKRRRSRVVDESEAALPAKIRKLEENDEVEFESNPPLEGEHGKENQEDPLVNAKESVGKMQKKVFTSALTRAQVKKDPPDLECRRPPAGIAARNLVDERRFSNLTRLVKVVAQVWRAAKHFAARSRGLETPKWEAVSLGGVITVTERQDALRDLFLAAQEGVTFPTTTTDRLVVFKEEKTGLLVCGGRVQAFSEDRVSVPLLPYSAWISTLLVREAHREGHE